In Micromonospora sp. LH3U1, one genomic interval encodes:
- a CDS encoding redoxin domain-containing protein, whose product MSDPNGLIQPGHPAPGFTLPATPDGGQIGPEQFRGRPVVLAFYPADWSPVCGDQMSLYQSAAPVFAQYQAVVLGLSVDSIWSHRAFAESRGIEFPLLADFEPKGEVARRYGAYLPQGEAARALVVLDPAGKVTWSHLSPPDVNPGADGIFDALDQLAADRKVTTG is encoded by the coding sequence TGATCCGAACGGGCTGATCCAACCGGGGCACCCCGCGCCCGGTTTCACCCTGCCCGCCACCCCGGACGGGGGCCAGATCGGCCCCGAGCAGTTCCGTGGCCGGCCGGTCGTACTCGCCTTCTACCCCGCCGACTGGAGCCCCGTCTGCGGCGACCAGATGTCGCTCTACCAGTCGGCGGCACCCGTCTTCGCCCAGTACCAGGCGGTGGTGCTCGGCCTCTCGGTAGACAGCATCTGGTCACACCGGGCATTCGCGGAGAGCCGGGGCATCGAGTTCCCGCTGTTGGCCGACTTCGAGCCCAAGGGCGAGGTGGCCCGCCGCTACGGCGCGTACCTGCCGCAGGGTGAGGCGGCCCGCGCGCTGGTGGTGCTCGACCCGGCGGGGAAGGTGACCTGGAGCCACCTTTCCCCGCCCGACGTCAACCCGGGCGCCGACGGCATCTTCGACGCGCTGGACCAACTCGCCGCCGATCGGAAGGTGACGACCGGATGA
- a CDS encoding DsbA family protein, whose translation MTTPLQVTARLRDPVTTEDHIRGPADASVTIVEYGDFQCQFCGAAYANLHELQRQRADIVRLVYRYFPIANVHPYAERAAETAEAAAVRGRFWEMHDWLYEHQDQLDPVHLSLGVEQVGLATEELNAEVESHAHADRVRRDFVGGIRSGVNGTPTLFVNGVRHEGGYDLPDLLAAVDAATDA comes from the coding sequence ATGACCACGCCACTACAGGTCACCGCCCGACTTCGGGACCCGGTGACCACCGAGGACCACATCCGGGGACCGGCCGACGCGTCGGTGACCATCGTCGAGTACGGCGACTTCCAGTGCCAGTTCTGCGGCGCCGCGTACGCGAACCTGCACGAACTGCAGCGGCAGAGGGCCGACATTGTCCGACTGGTCTACCGCTACTTCCCGATCGCCAACGTGCACCCGTACGCCGAACGCGCCGCTGAGACGGCCGAGGCCGCCGCGGTCCGGGGTCGGTTCTGGGAGATGCACGACTGGCTCTACGAGCACCAGGACCAGCTCGACCCGGTGCATCTGTCGCTCGGTGTCGAGCAGGTCGGACTGGCGACGGAGGAGTTGAACGCCGAGGTGGAGAGCCATGCCCACGCGGACCGGGTGCGCCGCGACTTCGTGGGTGGGATCCGCAGCGGGGTGAACGGCACCCCCACCCTGTTCGTCAACGGCGTCCGGCACGAGGGCGGGTACGACCTGCCGGACCTGCTGGCTGCCGTGGACGCCGCGACCGACGCCTGA
- a CDS encoding LuxR C-terminal-related transcriptional regulator produces MPEQQNRVRVDTAPRRPAEPPLLASRLTPAVPPEPVVARPRLLRRLDEGSAGPVTLLTAPAGWGKTTLLASWVRLGGSATDAEPGAVVPDSGHLSVPSEAGPVSAWVSVEAGDDGDRLWAYLAAALRSATGSAEDGPVPDRAPRPDQLELLAATLAAADRPVLLVLDDLHRVADPAALTGLEFLLRHAEQRLHLVIGARAGLHLPLHRLRLAGELTEIGPDELAFTDDEVADLLTAHGAALPVAAVHRLRDRTGGWPAPLRIAALAVRAQADPERWVGQFGGDQPEIAGYLHEEVLATLDPAEEELLRRTAVVETVCADLAEALTGRADAGQVLADLAGTGGLLHREDTRPPWYRCEPLLADLLRADLARLPSDELRELHTRAAHWFTGEGRPADGLRHALAAGRWDLAGDLFVAHWPELTRYDRDPVHAPAPMAPPAEVIRADPEVALACAAERAYVGDLPAATGHLRAAAEHAAGLPVPRRDRFLRMVTALELTVARLADDPAEVRAAAARLLRTRPAGATPTRVPDFAPTGATSSAPTAGGGGAADDADLRAFIGTALGLVELADGALPAARFVRARAAAREAGRPRTELVGASRAALLLAVRGELRAAEQAARDALGMPPCRGWSCRLDCAYAYLALALVALLRDQPEEAAANLALAGPALGGGNDDKVGDGWLSVPGEPVAAAVAALCRAQLHRDASDPAAGQRLLVRAREALADWPSAAELAGLLRAAEAELRAERGDLDTARDLLSGTAAGGSDPVLAVTLAKVELFAGEVAAAGRTLPGWQAPAATAWPLPVRLDAGLLDAVLAEQAGDGRRAGRILEQVLDLAGPQGCRRVFTRAAPPVRDLLAAHLDAGTAHFELVSDLVQAAGQSSTRPATEPRGTLDEPLTERELTILRYLQSILSNVEIASELSLSVNTVKTHVRNIYRKLDATRRREAVRRARELRLI; encoded by the coding sequence GTGCCAGAACAGCAGAATCGCGTACGGGTCGACACCGCACCACGACGCCCGGCGGAGCCACCGCTGCTGGCGTCCCGGCTGACGCCGGCTGTGCCGCCGGAGCCGGTGGTGGCCCGCCCTCGACTGCTGCGCCGGTTGGACGAGGGCAGCGCCGGACCGGTCACCCTGCTCACCGCCCCCGCTGGCTGGGGCAAGACCACGTTGCTCGCCTCCTGGGTGCGGCTGGGCGGCAGCGCCACTGACGCCGAGCCGGGCGCGGTCGTGCCCGACTCCGGCCACCTGTCCGTTCCGTCCGAGGCCGGCCCGGTCTCGGCGTGGGTGTCCGTCGAGGCCGGCGACGACGGGGATCGGCTCTGGGCATACCTCGCGGCGGCGCTGCGCTCGGCGACCGGCTCGGCGGAGGACGGCCCCGTGCCCGACCGGGCGCCGCGCCCCGACCAGCTGGAGCTGCTGGCCGCCACGCTCGCTGCTGCGGACCGGCCGGTGCTGCTGGTCCTGGACGACCTGCACCGGGTCGCCGACCCGGCAGCGCTGACCGGCCTGGAGTTCCTGCTGCGGCATGCCGAGCAGCGGCTACACCTGGTGATCGGGGCGCGGGCCGGGCTGCACCTGCCCCTGCACCGACTCCGCCTCGCCGGTGAGCTGACCGAGATCGGCCCGGACGAGCTGGCGTTCACCGACGACGAGGTGGCCGACCTGCTCACCGCGCACGGCGCCGCGCTGCCGGTGGCCGCCGTGCACCGGCTGCGGGATCGGACCGGGGGCTGGCCAGCCCCGCTGCGCATCGCCGCACTGGCGGTGCGGGCGCAGGCCGACCCGGAGCGCTGGGTGGGGCAGTTCGGTGGTGACCAACCGGAGATCGCCGGATACCTGCACGAGGAGGTCCTCGCGACGCTCGACCCGGCCGAGGAGGAGTTGCTGCGCCGAACCGCCGTCGTCGAGACCGTCTGCGCCGACCTGGCCGAGGCGCTGACCGGCCGCGCGGACGCCGGGCAGGTGCTGGCCGACCTGGCCGGGACCGGTGGTCTGCTGCACCGGGAGGACACCCGCCCGCCCTGGTACCGCTGCGAGCCACTGCTCGCCGACCTGCTCCGCGCCGACCTGGCCCGGCTGCCCAGCGACGAACTGCGCGAGCTGCACACACGGGCCGCCCACTGGTTCACGGGCGAGGGTCGGCCGGCCGACGGTCTGCGGCATGCGCTGGCCGCCGGCCGATGGGACCTGGCCGGCGACCTGTTCGTCGCGCACTGGCCGGAGCTGACCCGGTACGACCGCGACCCGGTGCACGCCCCGGCGCCCATGGCCCCGCCGGCGGAGGTGATCCGCGCCGACCCGGAGGTGGCGTTGGCCTGCGCCGCCGAGCGCGCGTACGTCGGCGATCTTCCGGCCGCCACCGGCCACCTGCGCGCGGCTGCCGAGCACGCCGCGGGCCTGCCGGTGCCGCGCCGGGACCGATTCCTGCGGATGGTCACCGCGCTGGAGTTGACCGTGGCCCGGCTCGCCGACGACCCGGCGGAGGTCCGGGCCGCCGCCGCCCGACTCCTGCGGACCCGCCCGGCGGGCGCCACACCGACCCGGGTGCCGGACTTCGCGCCGACCGGGGCGACGAGTTCCGCCCCGACGGCCGGTGGAGGCGGCGCGGCCGATGACGCGGACCTGAGGGCGTTTATTGGCACCGCTCTGGGGCTGGTCGAGTTGGCCGACGGCGCGCTGCCGGCCGCCCGGTTCGTTCGGGCCCGGGCGGCGGCGCGGGAGGCCGGCCGGCCCCGCACCGAGCTGGTCGGCGCCAGCCGCGCCGCGCTGCTGCTCGCCGTACGCGGTGAGCTGCGGGCGGCCGAGCAGGCGGCCCGGGACGCGTTGGGCATGCCACCCTGCCGGGGCTGGTCCTGTCGGCTCGACTGCGCCTACGCGTACCTGGCGTTGGCCCTGGTGGCGCTGCTGCGCGACCAGCCCGAGGAGGCGGCGGCGAACCTCGCCCTCGCCGGCCCGGCGCTCGGCGGCGGCAACGACGACAAGGTCGGCGACGGGTGGCTGTCCGTTCCCGGCGAACCGGTGGCGGCGGCGGTCGCCGCGCTGTGCCGGGCGCAGTTGCACCGCGATGCCAGCGATCCAGCGGCCGGCCAACGGCTGCTCGTCCGAGCCCGGGAGGCGCTGGCCGACTGGCCGTCCGCCGCCGAGTTGGCCGGCCTGCTGCGGGCCGCCGAGGCCGAACTGCGTGCGGAGCGGGGCGACCTGGACACCGCCCGCGACCTGCTGAGCGGAACCGCCGCCGGTGGGAGCGATCCGGTGCTCGCGGTGACGTTGGCGAAGGTGGAGCTTTTCGCGGGCGAAGTCGCTGCCGCTGGGCGGACCCTGCCGGGCTGGCAGGCGCCAGCGGCCACGGCCTGGCCCCTCCCGGTACGCCTCGACGCGGGCCTGCTGGACGCGGTGCTGGCCGAGCAGGCGGGGGATGGGCGTCGGGCGGGGCGGATCCTGGAGCAGGTGCTGGACCTGGCCGGCCCACAGGGCTGCCGGCGGGTCTTCACCCGCGCCGCACCACCGGTACGCGACCTGCTGGCCGCGCACCTGGACGCCGGAACCGCGCACTTCGAGCTGGTCAGTGACCTGGTGCAAGCGGCCGGGCAGAGCAGCACCCGCCCGGCCACCGAGCCGAGGGGCACGCTCGACGAGCCGCTCACCGAGCGGGAGCTGACCATCCTGCGCTACCTGCAGAGCATCCTGTCCAACGTGGAGATCGCCAGCGAACTGTCCCTCTCGGTCAACACGGTGAAGACCCACGTCCGCAACATCTACCGCAAACTCGACGCGACCCGCCGGCGCGAAGCGGTCCGGCGGGCGCGCGAGTTGCGGCTGATCTGA
- a CDS encoding alcohol dehydrogenase catalytic domain-containing protein, translated as MRALCWVAAGELAVREVPDPELRNERDVIVRVRRSATCGGDLPLLAGQDPLLRDGDVLGAEFLGEVIEVGPAVRRHRPGDRVVVGASVACGGCWYCHQGLHSCCDNAHADPASADPDWGRPDAGCFGRPRAAGGFAGGHAEYVRVPYADVSAFQVPDAVDDDRALFAADAAPTGWLAVELGAVRPGDVVAIWGAGAVGQLTARAAVLRGAARVLVVDRHEERLRMAERHSGAEPIDYRRTDVAAELRDRSGGRGPDVCVVAVGPPARSTHDRFGGHTADQPDAGREAVHACRKSGVVVLLGGTDGFVDAFPLGVVTDRRLTLRGARRPDLRDVPMLLDRMARDELRTEHLATHRLPLEHGPQGYALFRDRADGCVRAVFTP; from the coding sequence GTGAGGGCGCTGTGCTGGGTGGCTGCCGGCGAGCTGGCGGTACGCGAGGTGCCCGACCCGGAGCTGCGCAACGAGCGTGACGTCATCGTCCGGGTACGGCGCAGCGCCACCTGCGGCGGGGACCTGCCGTTGCTGGCCGGCCAGGACCCGCTGCTGCGAGACGGCGACGTGCTCGGCGCCGAGTTCCTGGGTGAGGTGATCGAGGTCGGCCCCGCGGTCCGTCGGCACCGCCCCGGTGACCGTGTGGTCGTCGGCGCGAGCGTCGCCTGCGGTGGCTGCTGGTACTGCCACCAGGGCCTGCACTCCTGCTGCGACAACGCCCATGCCGACCCGGCGAGCGCCGACCCCGACTGGGGGCGCCCGGACGCCGGATGCTTCGGCCGACCCCGTGCGGCGGGCGGCTTCGCGGGCGGTCACGCCGAGTACGTGCGGGTGCCGTACGCCGACGTGAGCGCGTTCCAGGTGCCGGACGCGGTCGACGACGACCGGGCGCTGTTCGCCGCCGACGCGGCACCGACCGGGTGGCTGGCGGTCGAGTTGGGAGCGGTGCGGCCCGGTGACGTGGTGGCGATCTGGGGCGCCGGCGCGGTGGGCCAGTTGACCGCTCGGGCGGCGGTGCTGCGCGGCGCCGCCCGCGTGCTGGTGGTGGACCGGCACGAGGAGCGGTTACGGATGGCCGAGCGGCACTCTGGCGCGGAGCCGATCGACTACCGCCGTACCGACGTCGCGGCCGAGCTGCGCGACCGCAGCGGTGGGCGCGGACCGGACGTGTGCGTGGTGGCGGTTGGCCCGCCGGCCCGGTCGACGCACGACCGGTTCGGCGGCCACACCGCCGACCAACCGGACGCGGGACGTGAGGCCGTGCACGCCTGCCGCAAGAGCGGTGTGGTGGTGCTGCTCGGCGGGACGGACGGGTTCGTCGATGCCTTCCCCCTGGGCGTGGTGACCGACAGACGACTCACGCTGCGCGGGGCCCGCCGGCCGGACCTGCGGGACGTGCCGATGCTGCTGGACCGGATGGCCCGCGACGAGCTGCGCACCGAACACCTGGCCACCCACCGACTGCCGTTGGAGCACGGCCCCCAGGGGTACGCGCTGTTCCGGGACCGGGCGGACGGCTGCGTACGGGCCGTGTTCACGCCGTGA
- a CDS encoding saccharopine dehydrogenase family protein, whose product MAVERTYDVVLFGATGFTGGLTAEYLARHAPAGLRWALAGRNPDRLAAVRGRLAAIDPTLADLPLLTADVTDPESLRAVADSARVVASTVGPYVHHGEPLVAACARAGTDYLDITGEPEFVDLMYVRHHAEATRTGARLVHACGFDSIPHDLGVWFTVKQLPADVPITVDGYVRAGGRFSAGTYHSALTAFSRTGQASQAARDRRAVEPRPTDRRVRAVPGRLARSAELGIWTVPLPTIDPQVVRRSAAARPEYGPDFRYRHFAAVKRLPTVLAGAAGLGALIGLVKLPPSRRWLLGRLASGQGPTAQQRAASWFRVRFVGTGGGRRVVTEVAGGDPGYDETAKMLAESALCLALDELPPTAGQLTPVAAMGDALLDRLIRAGLTFRVLTQETSERSA is encoded by the coding sequence ATGGCCGTGGAGCGAACGTACGACGTGGTGCTGTTCGGGGCGACCGGGTTCACCGGCGGTCTGACCGCTGAATACCTGGCCCGACACGCGCCGGCCGGGCTGCGCTGGGCGCTGGCCGGGCGCAATCCGGACCGCCTCGCCGCCGTACGGGGTCGGCTCGCCGCCATCGACCCGACGTTGGCCGATCTGCCGCTGCTCACCGCCGACGTGACCGACCCCGAGTCGCTGCGCGCGGTGGCGGACAGCGCCCGGGTGGTGGCCAGCACGGTCGGGCCGTACGTCCACCACGGGGAACCACTGGTCGCGGCCTGCGCCCGGGCCGGCACCGACTACCTGGACATCACCGGCGAGCCGGAGTTCGTCGACCTGATGTACGTGCGCCACCACGCCGAGGCGACCCGCACCGGCGCTCGGCTGGTGCACGCCTGCGGGTTCGACTCCATCCCGCACGACCTGGGCGTCTGGTTCACCGTCAAGCAACTGCCCGCCGACGTTCCGATCACCGTGGACGGTTATGTGCGCGCCGGTGGCCGGTTCTCCGCCGGCACCTACCATTCGGCGCTCACCGCGTTCTCCCGGACCGGGCAGGCCAGCCAGGCCGCCCGGGACCGCCGGGCGGTCGAGCCGCGCCCCACCGACCGGCGGGTCCGGGCGGTGCCCGGCCGGCTGGCCCGCTCGGCCGAGCTGGGCATCTGGACCGTGCCGCTGCCGACCATCGACCCGCAGGTGGTCCGCCGTTCGGCGGCGGCCCGCCCGGAGTACGGCCCGGACTTCCGCTACCGGCACTTCGCCGCGGTGAAACGGCTGCCCACCGTGCTGGCCGGCGCGGCCGGGCTCGGCGCGCTGATCGGGCTGGTGAAGCTGCCGCCCAGCCGACGCTGGCTGCTCGGCCGGCTCGCCTCCGGGCAGGGGCCCACCGCGCAGCAGCGGGCGGCGTCCTGGTTCCGGGTCCGGTTCGTCGGCACCGGCGGCGGGCGGCGGGTGGTCACCGAGGTCGCCGGCGGTGACCCCGGCTACGACGAGACGGCGAAGATGCTCGCCGAGTCGGCGCTCTGCCTGGCGCTGGACGAGCTGCCGCCGACGGCCGGACAGCTCACACCGGTCGCCGCGATGGGTGACGCGCTGCTCGACCGCCTCATTCGGGCCGGGCTCACCTTCCGGGTGCTCACGCAGGAGACGTCGGAGCGCTCGGCTTGA
- a CDS encoding MerR family transcriptional regulator: MHSIGELARASGLTVSALRFYDSAGVLEPALVDPVTGYRWYTDEQITPARLVAGLRRIGMPVPEIAAAVRAEPTAVHQLLDTHLRRLADGLTDARREVARLRALVTPTPPATTTLLLSPAGLAAALDAVRFAVGADPELPMLSGVLLDVEPDGVRLVATDRYRLALARAGADVDGPPVRVFVPVALIDQLRMLLDAADTRPVRLTVAGADLLVLVAGRTLTGTALPSDFPDYRRLLREAVGDRPTARRIPVDVAALSAALADPAAPTVSRDHDGKPLAVTVLGLDDQGGLRLLPAADLTTDALRVGVDGGYLLDALNAAGAPQLVLELDGPIAPLAVRRTDDADTYSVLMPIRL, translated from the coding sequence CTGCACAGCATCGGCGAGCTGGCCCGGGCCAGTGGCCTGACCGTCAGCGCACTGCGCTTCTACGACTCGGCGGGGGTGCTGGAGCCGGCCCTGGTCGACCCGGTGACCGGTTACCGCTGGTACACCGACGAGCAGATCACCCCGGCCCGGTTGGTGGCCGGGCTGCGCCGGATCGGCATGCCGGTGCCGGAGATCGCCGCTGCGGTACGCGCCGAGCCGACGGCGGTGCACCAACTGCTCGACACACACCTGCGCCGGCTGGCCGACGGGCTCACCGACGCCCGCCGCGAGGTCGCCCGGCTCCGGGCCCTGGTGACCCCGACCCCGCCCGCCACCACCACGCTGCTGCTCTCCCCCGCCGGCCTGGCCGCCGCGCTCGACGCGGTGCGCTTCGCCGTCGGCGCCGACCCGGAGTTGCCGATGCTCTCCGGTGTGCTGCTCGACGTCGAACCGGACGGCGTCCGGCTCGTCGCCACCGACCGGTACCGGCTCGCGCTGGCTCGGGCCGGGGCGGACGTCGACGGTCCGCCGGTGCGGGTGTTCGTTCCCGTGGCCCTCATCGACCAGCTCCGGATGCTGCTCGACGCCGCCGACACCCGGCCGGTGCGGCTGACCGTGGCGGGCGCGGACCTGCTGGTGCTGGTGGCCGGCCGGACGCTGACCGGCACCGCACTGCCGTCCGACTTCCCGGACTACCGCCGACTGCTGCGCGAGGCCGTCGGTGACCGGCCGACAGCTCGCCGGATCCCGGTGGACGTAGCCGCGCTGAGCGCCGCGCTGGCCGACCCGGCGGCCCCCACGGTGTCCCGCGACCACGACGGCAAGCCACTGGCGGTCACCGTGCTCGGCCTCGACGACCAGGGCGGCCTGCGCCTGCTCCCCGCCGCCGACCTGACCACCGACGCGCTGCGGGTCGGGGTAGACGGCGGCTACCTGCTGGACGCCCTGAACGCGGCCGGCGCGCCCCAGCTGGTGCTGGAGCTGGACGGGCCGATCGCCCCGCTGGCCGTACGCCGCACGGACGACGCCGACACCTACTCCGTACTCATGCCGATCCGGCTCTGA
- the serS gene encoding serine--tRNA ligase has product MLDMELIRKDREAVATALAKRLDPAEVTRALDEIQRLDQERRTLITEIDAERQRRKAEARAYAQAKRAGEEPQVAAPEAERKQLAELESQSDEVQARLRTAMSELPNLPADDVVAGGKEANRVVKTFGEPPVIEKVRDHVELSRALGLVDYERGVKLGGSGFWIYTGVGARLEWALLNYFIDQHIKAGYEFLLPPHLLLDSAGFAAGQFPKFYDDVYHLDRESAPRGQFLLPTSETAILGAYQDEILETPKLPLKAFAYTPCYRRESAGSHSDERGTVRGHQFNKVEIFQFTLPEQADAALDEMLAHAESLVEGLGLHYQCTLLSAGDASASMKKTLDIEVWMPSTGKYKEVSSVSWAGDYQARRAAIRYREPGGKQTRFVHTLNGSALATSRLFPAILEQYQQADGSVLVPKVLQDRLGTDRLTPR; this is encoded by the coding sequence ATGCTCGACATGGAGTTGATCCGGAAGGATCGCGAGGCGGTGGCGACCGCGCTGGCGAAGCGTCTGGATCCCGCCGAGGTCACCCGGGCCCTGGACGAGATCCAGCGGCTCGACCAGGAACGCCGCACCCTGATTACGGAGATCGACGCCGAGCGGCAGCGCCGCAAGGCGGAGGCTCGGGCGTACGCGCAGGCGAAGCGCGCCGGCGAGGAGCCGCAGGTAGCCGCACCGGAGGCCGAGCGTAAGCAGCTCGCCGAACTGGAGTCCCAGTCGGACGAGGTGCAGGCGCGGCTGCGCACGGCGATGAGTGAGCTGCCCAACCTGCCTGCCGACGACGTCGTGGCCGGCGGCAAGGAAGCCAACCGGGTGGTGAAGACCTTCGGCGAGCCGCCGGTGATCGAGAAGGTCCGCGACCACGTGGAGCTGAGCCGCGCGCTGGGCCTGGTCGACTACGAGCGCGGGGTCAAGCTCGGTGGGTCCGGTTTCTGGATCTACACCGGCGTCGGTGCCCGGCTCGAGTGGGCGCTGCTCAACTACTTCATCGACCAGCACATCAAGGCCGGGTACGAGTTCCTGCTCCCGCCACACCTGCTGCTCGACTCGGCCGGCTTCGCCGCCGGTCAGTTCCCCAAGTTCTACGACGACGTCTACCACCTGGACCGGGAGTCCGCCCCGCGCGGGCAGTTCCTGCTTCCCACGTCGGAGACGGCGATCCTCGGCGCGTACCAGGACGAGATCCTGGAGACCCCGAAGCTGCCGCTGAAGGCTTTCGCATACACCCCGTGCTACCGGCGGGAGTCGGCCGGATCGCACTCGGACGAGCGCGGCACGGTGCGGGGGCACCAGTTCAACAAGGTGGAGATCTTCCAGTTCACTCTGCCGGAGCAGGCCGATGCGGCACTGGACGAGATGCTCGCCCACGCCGAGAGCCTGGTCGAGGGGCTGGGCCTGCACTACCAGTGCACCCTGCTCTCGGCCGGTGACGCCAGCGCGTCGATGAAGAAGACCCTCGACATCGAGGTGTGGATGCCGAGCACCGGCAAGTACAAGGAGGTGTCGTCGGTTTCCTGGGCCGGCGACTACCAGGCCCGTCGGGCGGCCATCCGCTACCGCGAGCCGGGCGGCAAGCAGACGCGCTTCGTGCACACCCTCAACGGCTCGGCGCTGGCCACCAGCCGGCTCTTCCCGGCTATCCTCGAGCAGTACCAGCAGGCCGACGGCAGTGTCCTGGTCCCCAAGGTTCTTCAAGACCGCCTAGGCACAGACCGCCTAACCCCGCGCTAG
- a CDS encoding cytochrome c biogenesis CcdA family protein — MTGPLLLALTAGMLGAVNPCGFALLPAYLSLLVAGASDVRGAVGRALTAAAGLTLGYVVVFGAFGLALAPLAGWLRPRLPWLTVALGVLLVVAGCWLLAGRRLPAPGWSARAPRLTRSWPSMALFGAAYALASLGCAIAPFLAIVVTSLQAGSTARGLALFGAYALGMGLVVAVAALGVALLRDGLVARLRVAGALVPRLSGLVLLLAGGYVAWYGWYELRLAAGRRDALQDPVIQTASQLQQTLANALDAIGPTPLLAALATLLLTAALVRRSRPHPPPSPVDHEVIALTRRGEGQ, encoded by the coding sequence GTGACCGGCCCACTGCTGCTCGCGCTGACCGCAGGCATGCTCGGCGCGGTCAACCCGTGCGGCTTCGCGTTGCTGCCCGCGTACCTCTCGCTGTTGGTCGCCGGGGCCTCCGACGTCCGCGGCGCGGTCGGGCGCGCGCTCACTGCGGCGGCCGGGCTGACCCTGGGGTACGTGGTGGTCTTCGGCGCGTTCGGCCTGGCGCTCGCGCCGCTGGCCGGCTGGCTGCGGCCCCGGCTGCCGTGGCTGACCGTGGCGCTCGGCGTGCTGCTGGTGGTGGCCGGCTGTTGGCTGCTCGCCGGCCGGCGACTGCCCGCCCCCGGCTGGTCCGCACGGGCGCCCCGGCTCACGCGTTCCTGGCCGTCGATGGCGTTGTTCGGCGCGGCGTACGCGCTGGCGTCGCTCGGCTGCGCCATCGCACCGTTCCTGGCCATCGTGGTGACCAGCCTCCAGGCCGGCTCGACCGCCCGTGGGTTGGCGCTGTTCGGCGCGTACGCCCTCGGGATGGGCCTGGTGGTCGCGGTCGCCGCGCTCGGCGTGGCGCTGCTGCGCGACGGACTGGTGGCCCGGCTGCGCGTCGCCGGCGCGCTGGTGCCCCGCCTCAGCGGCCTGGTGCTGCTGCTCGCCGGCGGTTACGTCGCCTGGTACGGCTGGTACGAGCTACGACTGGCCGCCGGCCGCCGCGACGCCCTACAGGACCCGGTCATCCAGACGGCATCCCAGCTCCAACAAACCCTGGCCAACGCCCTAGACGCCATCGGCCCCACACCGCTGCTAGCAGCCCTGGCAACCCTCCTACTAACAGCAGCCCTGGTGAGGCGCTCTCGCCCCCACCCCCCACCCAGCCCTGTTGATCATGAAGTTATTGCCCTGACACGCCGAGGCGAGGGGCAATAA
- a CDS encoding TlpA family protein disulfide reductase, producing MRSWHARRRPSRVGAARRAATAAALAAALLGAVSCTGTATSPPAVAGSAPATTGATPEATAPATATPAGSPSAAPAQVPDILRFTGTTLTGAAFDAAQFAGRPVVLWFWAPWCATCASQAWTVAEIAPQYRDTVPIVGVAGLGEQKAMKEFVTEFDLAGMPQIDDRAGALWRRFKVTEQSIFVIIDRDGKVVHQGFLDGEALTARVSALAGA from the coding sequence ATGCGCAGCTGGCACGCACGGAGGCGACCGTCCCGGGTTGGTGCGGCCCGTCGGGCCGCCACCGCTGCGGCGCTGGCCGCCGCTCTGCTCGGCGCGGTCTCCTGCACCGGTACGGCCACCTCACCACCGGCGGTCGCCGGCAGCGCGCCGGCCACGACAGGTGCCACACCGGAAGCCACCGCACCCGCCACCGCCACCCCGGCCGGCTCGCCGAGCGCAGCCCCGGCGCAGGTCCCGGACATTCTGCGCTTCACCGGGACCACCCTCACCGGCGCCGCGTTCGACGCGGCGCAGTTCGCCGGCCGGCCCGTGGTGCTGTGGTTCTGGGCGCCGTGGTGCGCCACCTGCGCCAGTCAGGCGTGGACGGTGGCCGAGATCGCGCCCCAGTATCGGGACACCGTGCCGATCGTCGGCGTCGCCGGGCTCGGCGAGCAGAAGGCCATGAAGGAGTTCGTCACCGAGTTCGACCTCGCCGGGATGCCCCAGATCGACGACCGCGCGGGCGCGCTCTGGCGCCGGTTCAAGGTGACCGAGCAGAGCATCTTCGTGATCATCGACCGGGACGGCAAGGTGGTCCACCAGGGCTTCCTGGACGGTGAGGCGCTCACCGCCCGGGTCTCCGCGCTGGCCGGGGCGTGA